The Planctellipticum variicoloris DNA window GTAGAATCGCGCCGCCCGGCGGCTTTCCGCTTCCAGTGAATTGACGGGATAGAGACCCGGATTCAGCCCGCCCGGATGGTCGATGTGGTATCGGCAGCCCCCCATTGATCGTCCGTGGACCCGGTCGACAATGTCGAACACCAGCGGCGTGTGAACCGGGATGGTCGGGTGCAGACAGCTCGGCGGCTGCCAGGCCCGATACCGCAGCCCGGCGACGTATTCGCCAGTCTGCCCGGTGGCCTGCCAGGGGAGTTCGACGCCATTCACGACGACCGCGTATCGGTCGGAGAACATTCCCGTCACTCGGACCTGCATCCGTTCGACGGAGGAGTCGACATACCGGGCGGTTCCGCCGCGACCGGCCTCTTCGCCCAGCACGTACCACGGCTCGATCGCCTGCCGCAGCTCGAGTCGGACCCCCTGATGTTCGACGTCGCCCACCAGAGGGCAGCGGAACTCGACGTGCGTCGCAAACCACGAATTTTCAAACGCGAACCCGGCGCTCTGCAGGTCGCCGATCACCGACTTCAGGTCTTCTTTCAGGTAGTGCGGCAGCAGGAACCTGTCGTGAATCGTCGTCCCCCAGCGAATCGGGTTTACGCGGTACGGCGTTTCCCAGAACCAGGCGACCAGCGCCCGCACCAGGAGCTGCTGAGTCAGGCTCATCCGGGAGTGGGGGGGCATCTCGAACCCGCGCAGTTCCACCAGTCCCAGACGCCCGGTGGCGTGATCCGGGGAATAGAGCTTGTCGATGCAGATCTCCGCCCGATGCGTATTCCCCGTCAGATCGACCAGCAGATTGCGGAAGATCCGATCGACCAGCCACGGCGGAACATGACCGTGATCCGGAATCTGGTCGAACGCGATCTGCAGCTCATAGAGCGCATCCCGCCGACCTTCATCGACCCGCGGCGCCTGACTCGTCGGACCGACGAACTGCCCGGAAAACAGGTAGGACAAGGCCGGGTGATTGTTCCAGTAGCCGATCAGACTCCGCAGAACATCCGGCCGCCGGAGGAACGGACTGTCGGCCGGCGTCGCGCCGCCGAGGACGATGTGGTTCCCGCCCCCCGTCCCGGAGTGCTTGCCATCGAGATCGAACTTCTCGGTTCCCAGCCTCGCTTCACGGGCCTCCTCGTAAACGCCGGTGGTGATGTCTTTCAGCTCGTCCCAGGAGTGAGCCGGATGAATGTTGACTTCGATGACTCCCGGGTCTGGCGTGACCTTCATCACGTTCAGCCGGTCGTCGTGAGGGGGCAGGTAGCCTTCGATCACGACCGGCTGCTGCAGTGATTCCGCGGTCTCTTCAATCGTCGCCACGAGGTGCAGATAATCTTCCAGAGAAGTGACCGGCGGCATGAACACGTGCAAGCGGCCGTTGCGCGGCTCGACGCACACAGCCGTCCGCACCATGCCCGGCGACGACAGCGGCGGCTGGTGACGCTCTTCGCGCTTGTGACCGTTCTCCGGGGCCTCGTGCGACTGTGTCTCGATCGTCACTTCCGACTCGATTTCCCGCATGGCTCGGGCCGCCCGGCGGATTTCCACATAGCCGGGAAGCGGCAGCCGCCCGGCAAACGGATCGATCGCGTACACCGTCCGGCTGTCCCGGCTCCCTCCCGCCGGCAGCGAGTCCAGCGGCAGGCGCAGCCCGATCGGCGAATCCCCCGGGATCAGAAACAGACGCTCCGACCGGAACGGCCAGGGACCGCTGATCCATTCCGGCTTCGCCTGCCACCACGCCCGCGTCAGCGGCAGAACGTAGCCGGAGACGCGGCTGAGGCCCTTCTCAATCGTCTGCGCCAGCCGGCGGCGTTCCTCGTCGGCATCCAGATCGAAGTCCCGCGGGTCGACGTCGACGGGGAGCTTCTGTTCCTGTTCGATGACGTTCCAGACGTCTTCATGGGCCGGTCGAATCCACTTCGCCCCGACCCCCAGGCGTTCGGAGAACTCGACGAGAAACTCTTCGGCGGCCTGGCAGGTGACGCCGGTCGGCGCGGAAAGCTCGGCCAGCAGCTCCGGATTCTGCCAGATCGGTTCGCCGTCCTTGCGCCAGAAACAACTGTAGGCCCAGCGGGGGAGCGACTCGCCGGGATACCATTTTCCCTGGCCAAAGTGGAGCAGCGCGCCGCGCGAGAATCGCGACTGCAGCCGGCGAATCAGCACGTCCGACAGGTGCTGCTTCATCGCGCCGACGGCTCCCGTATTCCATTCCTCGCCCTCCATGTCGTCGATCGAAACGAAAGTCGGTTCTCCCCCCATCGTCAGCCGGACGTCGTGCTGATCCAGCCTCGCGTCGACCGCATGCCCGACCGCGTCGATGGCGGACCATTCTTCTTCGCTGTACGGCTTTGTGACGCGCGGGTCCTCGTGAATCCGCGTGACGCTCATCTCAAAGTCGAACTCGACCTCGCAGGGATCGAGCAGGCCGCTGATCGGCGCCGCCGTCTGAGGCACGGGCGTCGCGGCCAGCGGAATGTGCCCCTCGCCGGTCATCAGCCCCGATGTCGGGTCGAGTCCGATCCACCCGGCCCCGGGCAGAAAGACTTCGGTCCAGGCGTGCAGATCCGTGAAGTCCTGCGTCGGCCCCACGGGGCCTTCAATTGGCTTCAGGTCCGGAGCGAGCTGAATCAGGTAGCCCGAAACGAACCGGGCCGCCAGACCAAAGTGCCGCAGGAGCTGCACCAGCAGCCACGCCGAATCCCGACACGACCCCGATCGCTTCGTCAGCGTCTCTTCGGGGGTCTGAACGCCGGGCTCCATCCGGATCAGGTACTTGATTTCTCGCTGCAACCGGGCGTTCAAGTCGACCAGGAACGAAATCGTTCGGCGGGGAGTGACGTTGACGGTTCTCAAATACTCCGAGAAGTGGGGGCCGCCCCCCAGTCGTTCGAGAAAGGGACGGAGATCCCGGGACAAATCATCGTCGTACTCGAACGGGTAGTGTTCGGCATCCTCCTCGACGAAGAAATCGAAGGGATTGATGACCGTCATATTGGCGACCAGATCGACGGCGATCCGCAGGATGCTGGTCTGCTTCTGAAACACGAATCGCGCCAGGAAGTTCCCGTGCGGATCCTGCTGCCAGTTGAGGAAGTATTCCGTCGGATCGACCTGCAGGGAATAACTGTCGATCGGCGTCCGGGAATGGGGCGCCGGACGCAGCCGGACGATATGCGGACCGAGCGTAATCAGCCGGTCGAAGCGATACTCGGTCACATGATGCAGAGCGACACGGATGGTCATGGATCACCGGTTGTGGAATTTGAATCAGCGTAAAACTGGACAGTGAGGTGCCGATTCAGCAGCTCCGTTTCCAACCGGACCGGCCCTCGAGGCGCAACACCTGCGCAGTTTTCATGCGAATGTACCATGCAACTGCCGCGCCGGATTCGCCAACGCAGGAATCGGCTGAGTTTCAAGTGCCTGCAGATCGGGCGACTGCCTGAAAACTGTGCAGTCTCCGCCGGGCGACCTTGCAGAGTCTGGGATTGCGCGTGTGGCGGCGTGAACCGGCCCTCGCCATTTCCCGTCCGTCCCGGTTCAATATCAGGCTGAAAACGAATCGATTCGCGCTTGATCCGGGAAGTTCGCTGCCATGCCGCTGGAATACGCCCTTGAGCCGGATCTGCCGGTGCAGGAGTTCATCGATCTGCTGAGTCGCTCGACCCTTGCCGAACGTCGACCGGTGTCGGATCCGATACGAATCGGCCGCATGCTGCGGGAAGCCGATCTGATTGTGACGGCGCGATCGGACGGGCTGCTGGTCGGAGTCTCGCGGGCGCTCAGCGACTTTTCCTTCTGCACCTACTTGTCGGACCTGGCGGTCGATGAGGCCTTTCAGCGGCAGGGGATCGGCCAGGAACTGATC harbors:
- a CDS encoding DUF2126 domain-containing protein, which translates into the protein MTIRVALHHVTEYRFDRLITLGPHIVRLRPAPHSRTPIDSYSLQVDPTEYFLNWQQDPHGNFLARFVFQKQTSILRIAVDLVANMTVINPFDFFVEEDAEHYPFEYDDDLSRDLRPFLERLGGGPHFSEYLRTVNVTPRRTISFLVDLNARLQREIKYLIRMEPGVQTPEETLTKRSGSCRDSAWLLVQLLRHFGLAARFVSGYLIQLAPDLKPIEGPVGPTQDFTDLHAWTEVFLPGAGWIGLDPTSGLMTGEGHIPLAATPVPQTAAPISGLLDPCEVEFDFEMSVTRIHEDPRVTKPYSEEEWSAIDAVGHAVDARLDQHDVRLTMGGEPTFVSIDDMEGEEWNTGAVGAMKQHLSDVLIRRLQSRFSRGALLHFGQGKWYPGESLPRWAYSCFWRKDGEPIWQNPELLAELSAPTGVTCQAAEEFLVEFSERLGVGAKWIRPAHEDVWNVIEQEQKLPVDVDPRDFDLDADEERRRLAQTIEKGLSRVSGYVLPLTRAWWQAKPEWISGPWPFRSERLFLIPGDSPIGLRLPLDSLPAGGSRDSRTVYAIDPFAGRLPLPGYVEIRRAARAMREIESEVTIETQSHEAPENGHKREERHQPPLSSPGMVRTAVCVEPRNGRLHVFMPPVTSLEDYLHLVATIEETAESLQQPVVIEGYLPPHDDRLNVMKVTPDPGVIEVNIHPAHSWDELKDITTGVYEEAREARLGTEKFDLDGKHSGTGGGNHIVLGGATPADSPFLRRPDVLRSLIGYWNNHPALSYLFSGQFVGPTSQAPRVDEGRRDALYELQIAFDQIPDHGHVPPWLVDRIFRNLLVDLTGNTHRAEICIDKLYSPDHATGRLGLVELRGFEMPPHSRMSLTQQLLVRALVAWFWETPYRVNPIRWGTTIHDRFLLPHYLKEDLKSVIGDLQSAGFAFENSWFATHVEFRCPLVGDVEHQGVRLELRQAIEPWYVLGEEAGRGGTARYVDSSVERMQVRVTGMFSDRYAVVVNGVELPWQATGQTGEYVAGLRYRAWQPPSCLHPTIPVHTPLVFDIVDRVHGRSMGGCRYHIDHPGGLNPGLYPVNSLEAESRRAARFYRFGHTAGGITPQTVPVHPDYPCTLDLRRV
- a CDS encoding GNAT family N-acetyltransferase codes for the protein MPLEYALEPDLPVQEFIDLLSRSTLAERRPVSDPIRIGRMLREADLIVTARSDGLLVGVSRALSDFSFCTYLSDLAVDEAFQRQGIGQELIRRTREAGGPDAMLILLAAPKAREYYPHIGFTPHDSCWYLPRQSD